A region of Desulfolithobacter dissulfuricans DNA encodes the following proteins:
- a CDS encoding Lcl domain-containing protein: MKLYTILAGLVLSFALAGCSAPSSPQVTGLSLPSGQRLKDLGNGACVDIRSGKMWQVEASKTFRSLEQAQAHVAGLMTAGYSDWRLPTVTELYELYMIFDLHQNGDCDFQVDGTYWSDEPDQDGRVGTWELDDNCDPERRYIPKKKGRVRAIRP, encoded by the coding sequence ATGAAACTGTACACGATCCTGGCCGGACTGGTACTCTCGTTCGCTCTGGCTGGCTGCAGCGCACCTTCGTCGCCGCAGGTGACCGGCTTGTCCCTGCCCTCGGGGCAGCGTCTCAAAGATTTGGGCAATGGCGCCTGCGTCGATATCCGGAGCGGAAAAATGTGGCAGGTCGAGGCAAGTAAGACCTTCAGGTCTCTGGAACAGGCCCAGGCCCATGTCGCCGGCCTCATGACTGCGGGCTACTCCGACTGGCGCCTGCCCACGGTGACAGAGCTCTACGAACTTTACATGATTTTTGACCTTCACCAGAACGGTGACTGTGATTTCCAGGTTGACGGCACTTACTGGTCCGATGAGCCGGATCAGGACGGCCGGGTTGGAACCTGGGAGCTGGATGATAACTGCGATCCGGAGCGACGCTATATCCCGAAGAAAAAGGGCCGGGTCCGGGCAATCAGGCCCTGA
- a CDS encoding response regulator yields MNGRQTYEKVRELYPEQKALIASGLAEDSEVTRALELGVCEFIAKPYTLEELGRAMRRVLAR; encoded by the coding sequence ATGAACGGTCGGCAGACCTATGAAAAGGTACGGGAACTCTATCCGGAACAGAAAGCCCTGATCGCCAGTGGCCTGGCTGAAGACAGTGAAGTAACCAGGGCTCTCGAGCTCGGCGTGTGCGAATTTATTGCCAAGCCCTATACCCTGGAGGAGCTGGGCAGGGCAATGCGTCGGGTCCTGGCCCGCTGA
- a CDS encoding DEAD/DEAH box helicase has translation MNLFTEIGVLPEIAAVLTELGYTAPTPIQEKVIPALLTGDTDRICLAQTGTGKTAAFGIPLVQLVDVQNRQPQALVLCPTRELCLQVATDLSRFGRKLNGIKVQPVYGGAPMGQQRDGLRRGAQIVVATPGRLRDLLDRGAVSFAMISRVVLDEADEMLQMGFLDEITSILKAIPVARQTLLFSATMSSVVRKVAGRYMQEPSEILIGPRNGGVDTIRHQFCVIASHNRYAALQRLIASRADMYGIVFCRTKNDTRTTAEALVGDGLRAEALHGDLSQSQREEVMRRFRARSVRILVATDVAARGVDIADLNHVIHYNLPTDTASYNHRSGRTGRAGRQGVSIALVLGHERNRIRNLERSLGRVFEQQQVPTGRDICDQRIHALLDTLRDMETPDHLAPYLDTISAKLAGLDREELVRRLLALQFKDVLETYGKAPDLNKLGSTGPGKGQRAGTQRSTGRGTGTRFTGFKINIGARHGMNPQRLIGMFNANRETRNIDIGRIKVRGDSAMVEADSRFADVIVTTLSGQIVEGKKIQVTISTDSRGRTTRPARPGRKKQGTIVRRRRVVSS, from the coding sequence ATGAACCTGTTTACAGAAATCGGTGTCCTGCCGGAAATCGCTGCCGTTCTTACCGAACTCGGCTACACCGCACCCACCCCGATCCAGGAAAAGGTCATTCCGGCCCTGCTCACCGGGGACACCGATCGCATCTGTCTGGCCCAGACCGGGACCGGCAAGACCGCCGCCTTTGGCATTCCCCTGGTCCAGCTGGTGGATGTGCAGAACCGCCAGCCCCAGGCCCTGGTTCTCTGTCCGACCCGGGAACTTTGTCTGCAGGTGGCCACCGATCTGTCCCGTTTTGGCCGCAAGCTCAATGGCATAAAGGTGCAACCGGTCTACGGTGGCGCGCCCATGGGCCAGCAGCGCGATGGTCTGCGCCGCGGCGCTCAGATTGTGGTTGCCACCCCCGGACGGCTGCGGGACCTGCTTGACCGGGGCGCGGTTTCCTTTGCCATGATCAGCCGGGTGGTCCTGGACGAAGCGGATGAAATGCTGCAGATGGGTTTTCTGGACGAGATTACCTCCATCCTCAAGGCCATACCGGTGGCTCGCCAGACCCTGCTTTTCTCTGCCACCATGTCATCGGTGGTCCGCAAGGTGGCTGGTCGCTACATGCAGGAGCCCTCGGAAATACTCATCGGACCCCGTAACGGCGGGGTGGACACCATCCGCCATCAGTTCTGCGTCATCGCCTCCCATAACCGCTATGCGGCCCTTCAGCGGCTCATCGCCAGTCGGGCCGATATGTACGGCATCGTTTTCTGCCGGACCAAGAACGACACCCGGACCACGGCCGAAGCGCTGGTCGGTGACGGGCTGCGGGCCGAAGCCCTGCATGGTGACCTGTCCCAGTCCCAGAGGGAAGAGGTGATGCGCCGGTTCCGGGCCCGGAGCGTGCGTATTCTGGTGGCCACCGATGTGGCGGCCCGGGGGGTTGATATTGCCGACCTGAACCATGTGATCCATTACAATCTGCCCACCGACACCGCCTCCTACAACCATCGCAGCGGCCGGACCGGTCGGGCCGGGCGGCAGGGGGTTTCAATCGCCCTTGTCCTGGGCCATGAAAGGAACCGGATCAGGAACCTGGAGCGATCGCTGGGACGTGTTTTTGAACAGCAGCAGGTACCGACGGGACGAGACATCTGCGACCAGCGGATCCACGCCTTGCTGGACACTCTGCGCGATATGGAAACCCCGGACCATCTCGCTCCCTACCTGGACACTATATCGGCAAAACTCGCTGGCCTTGACCGGGAGGAACTGGTCAGGCGCCTTCTGGCTCTGCAGTTCAAGGACGTTCTGGAAACCTATGGCAAGGCTCCGGACCTGAACAAGCTCGGCTCCACTGGTCCCGGAAAGGGGCAGCGAGCCGGTACCCAACGCTCCACGGGCCGGGGAACCGGTACCCGTTTTACCGGGTTCAAGATCAATATAGGGGCCAGGCATGGCATGAACCCTCAGCGGCTCATCGGCATGTTCAATGCCAACCGGGAGACCAGAAATATCGATATCGGCCGGATCAAAGTTCGGGGTGACAGTGCCATGGTCGAGGCGGACAGTCGGTTTGCCGATGTTATCGTTACCACCCTGAGTGGTCAGATCGTCGAGGGGAAGAAGATCCAGGTCACCATCAGTACCGATTCCCGTGGACGCACCACCAGGCCGGCCCGGCCCGGCAGGAAAAAACAGGGCACCATCGTCAGGCGCCGTCGCGTGGTCAGTTCCTGA
- a CDS encoding PAS domain-containing protein, producing MQGRLRRFSDHEPFLALINLSPDIICFKDGEGRWLLANTSCLRLFGLESVEYSGKRATELAGENDFCRKTLRVWEVADERAWQKEELDLSEEIFSMPDGEKKFFEVVRMPLFHPDGRRRRLIILGRDVTSARQAEIALRAESRCCQRLHEEIQEKNELINKVKTTIDVLLERNEAVQKVMEQRIATNLQERILPYLELLRSKLSEKDHYCLDIIATHIDTIGSSFIQDLKSPALNLTPREIQLADLVMQGRTNKEIADLLNISVRSVESYRYSLRKKLGLRNKKINLRTYLLSSFSS from the coding sequence ATGCAGGGGCGCCTGAGAAGATTCAGTGATCATGAGCCGTTTCTTGCTCTGATCAACCTGTCGCCAGATATCATCTGTTTCAAGGACGGGGAAGGGCGCTGGCTGCTTGCCAACACAAGTTGTCTGCGGCTCTTTGGTCTGGAAAGTGTGGAGTACAGTGGTAAAAGAGCGACCGAACTGGCAGGTGAAAACGATTTCTGCCGCAAGACCCTGCGGGTCTGGGAAGTGGCGGATGAAAGGGCCTGGCAGAAGGAGGAACTGGATCTCAGTGAAGAGATTTTTTCAATGCCAGATGGGGAGAAAAAATTTTTTGAGGTGGTCCGTATGCCGCTTTTTCATCCTGACGGTCGCCGCCGGCGTCTCATTATCCTCGGCCGGGACGTAACCAGCGCACGGCAGGCCGAAATAGCCCTGCGGGCCGAGTCCCGTTGCTGCCAGCGACTCCATGAGGAAATCCAGGAAAAAAATGAACTGATCAATAAGGTCAAGACAACCATCGATGTGCTCCTGGAGCGTAACGAGGCGGTTCAGAAAGTAATGGAGCAGCGTATCGCCACCAATCTCCAGGAACGAATTCTGCCCTATCTTGAACTTCTGCGCAGCAAGTTATCGGAAAAGGATCATTATTGCCTCGATATCATCGCCACGCATATCGACACCATTGGCTCCTCTTTTATACAGGATCTGAAATCGCCGGCATTGAATCTTACCCCACGGGAAATCCAGCTGGCCGACCTGGTCATGCAGGGGCGAACCAACAAGGAGATTGCCGATTTGCTCAATATTTCGGTAAGGTCAGTGGAGTCCTATCGCTACAGCCTGAGAAAGAAACTGGGGCTTAGAAATAAAAAAATCAACCTCAGGACATACCTGCTCTCTTCCTTTTCCTCCTGA
- a CDS encoding carbonic anhydrase — MKKLLRHTVLAATFTLMAGPAMASGHGGAHWGYSGETGPEHWGELNPAYEMCAKGVNQSPIDLTGFIEAELEPIVFDYRGLATEILNNGHAIQANYAAGSTITVAGKTFELKQFHFHAPSENTIDGKYFAMEGHFVHADEKGNLAVVAVMYEPGEANEGMAKLWKQMPHHPGDKEGMASQVKAEDLLPANRDYYRFNGSLTTPPCSEGVVWLVMKNPVSVSEEQVKQFSETMGFPNNRPVQPVGARPILK, encoded by the coding sequence ATGAAAAAATTGCTTCGACACACCGTACTGGCAGCCACTTTCACGCTGATGGCCGGCCCGGCCATGGCTTCGGGACACGGCGGGGCCCATTGGGGCTACTCCGGCGAGACCGGCCCGGAACACTGGGGCGAGCTCAACCCGGCCTATGAGATGTGCGCCAAGGGAGTCAACCAGTCTCCCATCGACCTGACCGGCTTCATCGAGGCCGAGCTGGAGCCCATTGTCTTTGATTACCGTGGGCTGGCCACGGAAATTCTCAACAACGGCCATGCGATCCAGGCCAACTACGCGGCCGGATCGACCATTACCGTTGCCGGCAAGACCTTTGAGCTCAAGCAGTTCCATTTCCATGCGCCCAGCGAAAATACCATCGATGGCAAGTATTTTGCGATGGAAGGGCATTTCGTCCACGCCGATGAGAAGGGCAACCTTGCCGTTGTCGCTGTGATGTATGAACCGGGCGAGGCCAACGAGGGCATGGCCAAGCTGTGGAAACAGATGCCGCACCATCCCGGGGACAAGGAAGGAATGGCCTCCCAGGTAAAGGCGGAGGACCTGCTGCCGGCCAACCGGGACTATTACCGCTTCAACGGATCTCTGACCACTCCGCCCTGTAGCGAGGGAGTTGTCTGGCTGGTGATGAAGAACCCGGTCTCTGTCTCCGAGGAGCAGGTCAAGCAGTTCTCCGAGACCATGGGTTTCCCCAACAATCGTCCTGTTCAGCCTGTAGGGGCCCGTCCGATACTGAAGTAA
- a CDS encoding TetR/AcrR family transcriptional regulator: MNEKRKGEVTREHIIRQSRRLFTLHGFQNTSINAIIEATGVKKGNLYYHFPSKEALGLAVLLDARDEFFQILEESLQGEDPLSRVVNSCRVIMDLMQEANFVGGCLFGNTALEMTDTNSRFAGIIREVFSSWSDLLEKNLRQACEDGLLASRIPPPALATAVVAIMEGGIMISRVYKNRSGLEDCILAVRALLGLER, encoded by the coding sequence ATGAATGAGAAACGAAAAGGCGAGGTCACTCGCGAACATATCATCAGGCAGAGTCGGAGACTCTTCACCCTCCACGGTTTCCAGAACACCAGCATCAATGCCATCATCGAGGCCACGGGGGTCAAGAAAGGGAACCTCTATTACCACTTTCCCAGCAAGGAGGCCCTGGGTCTGGCGGTGCTCCTTGATGCCCGGGACGAGTTTTTCCAGATTCTGGAAGAATCCCTCCAGGGCGAAGATCCCCTGTCCCGGGTGGTCAACTCCTGCAGGGTGATCATGGATCTGATGCAGGAGGCGAATTTCGTCGGTGGCTGCCTGTTTGGCAATACGGCCCTGGAGATGACGGACACGAACTCCCGCTTTGCCGGGATAATCCGCGAGGTGTTTTCCTCCTGGAGCGATCTGCTGGAAAAGAATCTCCGGCAGGCCTGCGAGGACGGTCTCCTTGCCAGTCGCATACCTCCCCCGGCCCTGGCCACCGCCGTGGTGGCCATCATGGAGGGTGGTATCATGATTTCCCGGGTCTACAAGAACCGGTCCGGACTGGAAGACTGTATCCTGGCGGTTCGGGCCCTGCTGGGGCTTGAAAGATAG
- the gap gene encoding type I glyceraldehyde-3-phosphate dehydrogenase: MAVKIGINGFGRIGRNIFRALYTDESFRDIEVVGINDLTDVRTLAHLLKYDSIMGTFDQEVVSDENHIVVGDRAIRYTSHRAPVDIPWSELGAEYVLECTGLFREMEAAKAHIDAGASKVIISAPAKGDVKTIVMGVNEDEYDPTEHHIVSNASCTTNCLAPVARVIQDSFGIKRGLMTTVHAYTGDQRLLDFPHNDLRRARAAAMSMIPTRTGAAAAVALVIPELKNKFDGLAVRVPTPDVSLVDAVMEVERETTVAEVNTALREAANRYLRYTEEPLVSIDFQGDPHSSIVDGLCTRVLGTTVKIMAWYDNEWGYSNRMLDLVLHMDANKPL; this comes from the coding sequence ATGGCTGTAAAGATCGGAATCAACGGGTTTGGGCGTATTGGCAGGAATATTTTTCGGGCACTGTATACGGATGAGTCGTTCAGGGATATCGAGGTGGTGGGGATCAATGACCTGACCGATGTCAGGACCCTGGCCCACCTGCTCAAGTATGATTCCATTATGGGGACCTTTGACCAGGAGGTGGTCTCGGACGAAAACCATATCGTGGTGGGAGACAGGGCGATCCGCTACACCAGTCATCGCGCTCCGGTCGATATTCCCTGGTCCGAACTCGGTGCTGAGTATGTGCTGGAGTGCACCGGGTTGTTTCGGGAAATGGAGGCTGCCAAGGCCCATATCGATGCCGGGGCCTCCAAGGTAATCATCTCCGCCCCGGCCAAGGGCGATGTCAAGACCATTGTCATGGGGGTCAACGAGGATGAATACGATCCCACCGAGCACCATATCGTCTCCAATGCCTCCTGCACCACCAACTGTCTGGCCCCGGTGGCCCGGGTTATCCAGGATAGCTTTGGTATCAAACGGGGGCTGATGACCACGGTCCATGCCTATACCGGCGACCAGCGGCTATTGGATTTTCCCCACAATGACCTGCGTCGGGCCCGGGCTGCAGCAATGTCCATGATTCCCACCAGGACCGGAGCCGCTGCCGCCGTGGCCCTGGTCATCCCGGAACTGAAAAATAAATTCGACGGGCTGGCCGTCCGCGTTCCCACCCCCGATGTCTCCCTGGTGGATGCGGTGATGGAGGTGGAGCGGGAAACCACGGTTGCGGAAGTGAACACCGCCCTTCGGGAGGCTGCCAACCGCTATCTGCGCTATACCGAGGAACCATTGGTATCCATCGATTTCCAGGGAGACCCCCATTCCTCCATTGTCGACGGTCTCTGCACCCGGGTGCTGGGTACCACGGTGAAGATTATGGCCTGGTACGACAACGAGTGGGGTTATTCCAACCGGATGCTGGATCTCGTGCTGCACATGGATGCAAATAAGCCATTGTAA
- a CDS encoding PAS domain-containing protein: MSERYRVIFFVGLTFFFFSAIYLYQGKNHYDRLLDLVVEVTENKFNEAIDAVEELSFIPFGEKISQLLANSPGIIAAFAARDRDLLYRRVLPGYTALRAQNSLFVGMYFYLPDGTVFLRMDNPSLFGDDQREKRPVLVAVNHQGTQQAGYELGPQGLVYRIVQPVFYRDTYIGALEYEIKACQFLDLLSKKINAPVSVFFRSDLVESTSSTVVSGLKRFGGFSLQVRNHEIFSRLPTTLHLDRGDQQLVIDGTTYLLHAHFLFRNYQGLPVGGIVALQDISPFLQQRAAFFRRSAVILLSLATCVLLVLYLRFGRISSSLVAEIVSRKKAEAAACRAEKEWERTVDAVPEFISILDRECRIVRANRRLPEAMGLAMEEVLGRYCYELFCGQEEKPEFCPYTTVQADHKVCSQEMLYERLGCYFDVTLSPLYDDDNRFIGAVHVARNINQRKIVEQQARKNLLYLQSILEASRNTAIVATDDTLTITYCNPAVERLLGYPPDLIIGQSIRALLSRHGSGVSSMLEKVMDGLSEFASCQFQLQHGDYILDAQISTMTDQEGSFSGVLFIGRDVTAQKEAEEKLRRAEKLEAIGLLAGGVAHDLNNILSGVINYPELLRLKLPDDCEVQELLTKLQQAGQHAADVVADLLTMARGIALEKEIVSINSLVQEYIASPEYAELCSRCPEGTVNVELGRDCWSCRCSATHILKILMNLVGNAMEALNGPGTVSIRTYNHAGRPPQADEEITADEFVVLEIRDTGPGIRPEHLPHIFEPFYSTKELGHSGTGLGLSIVWNTVQEHGGLLTVNSDRKGTVFTIYLPAHREEADRPAGTERPDSLENIRGSGTVLVVDDDEEQRIMVRKMLSVLGYTVHTASSGEEAIAWIQDHPVDVLLLDMMMSRA; this comes from the coding sequence ATGAGTGAGCGCTACAGGGTAATTTTTTTTGTCGGGCTGACCTTCTTCTTTTTCTCAGCCATCTATCTCTACCAGGGAAAGAACCATTATGACCGGCTTCTTGATCTGGTGGTGGAGGTGACCGAGAATAAGTTCAATGAGGCGATTGATGCGGTGGAGGAACTCTCCTTTATACCGTTTGGTGAAAAAATCAGTCAGCTGCTGGCCAACTCGCCGGGCATTATCGCCGCCTTTGCCGCCCGTGACCGTGATCTGCTCTACCGCAGGGTCTTGCCCGGCTATACCGCTCTGCGGGCCCAGAACAGTCTTTTCGTGGGCATGTACTTCTACCTGCCTGATGGTACGGTGTTTCTCCGTATGGACAATCCGTCTCTGTTTGGCGATGATCAGAGGGAGAAAAGACCGGTGCTGGTGGCGGTCAACCATCAGGGAACCCAGCAGGCGGGCTATGAACTTGGCCCACAGGGCCTGGTCTACCGCATTGTCCAACCGGTTTTTTATCGTGACACCTATATCGGGGCGCTGGAATATGAAATCAAGGCCTGCCAGTTTCTTGACCTTTTGAGCAAAAAGATCAATGCTCCGGTGTCTGTTTTTTTTCGCTCCGACCTGGTGGAGAGCACGTCCTCCACGGTCGTCTCCGGCCTCAAGCGGTTTGGGGGATTCTCCCTTCAGGTCCGCAACCACGAGATTTTCAGCCGGCTGCCGACCACCCTGCACCTGGACAGGGGGGACCAGCAGCTTGTTATCGATGGTACGACCTATCTGCTCCACGCCCATTTCCTGTTCCGGAACTACCAGGGCCTTCCGGTGGGCGGGATTGTCGCCCTGCAGGACATATCACCCTTCCTTCAGCAGCGAGCTGCCTTTTTCCGCCGCTCGGCGGTAATTCTTCTTTCCCTGGCCACCTGTGTCCTGCTTGTTCTCTATCTCCGTTTTGGCAGGATCAGCAGTTCCCTGGTGGCGGAGATCGTCAGCCGTAAAAAGGCAGAGGCCGCAGCTTGCAGGGCTGAGAAAGAATGGGAGCGGACCGTTGATGCGGTCCCTGAATTTATCAGCATTCTGGACCGGGAGTGCCGTATTGTCCGAGCCAACAGGCGGCTGCCGGAAGCAATGGGGCTTGCCATGGAGGAAGTTCTGGGACGATACTGTTACGAGCTGTTCTGCGGCCAGGAGGAAAAACCAGAATTCTGTCCTTACACAACAGTGCAGGCAGATCACAAGGTCTGCAGCCAGGAGATGTTGTATGAAAGACTGGGGTGTTATTTCGACGTAACCCTGTCGCCGCTGTATGACGATGACAACCGGTTCATCGGTGCGGTCCATGTGGCCCGTAACATCAATCAGCGAAAGATCGTGGAACAGCAGGCACGGAAGAATCTTCTCTATCTGCAATCCATCCTCGAGGCGTCGAGAAACACCGCCATTGTCGCCACGGACGACACCCTGACCATAACCTACTGCAATCCCGCGGTGGAACGCCTCCTTGGCTATCCGCCGGATCTGATTATCGGTCAGTCCATCAGGGCCCTTCTCTCAAGGCATGGAAGCGGGGTCTCCTCCATGCTGGAAAAGGTCATGGACGGCCTGTCCGAGTTTGCCTCCTGCCAGTTCCAGCTCCAGCACGGGGATTATATCCTCGATGCCCAGATATCCACCATGACTGACCAGGAAGGAAGTTTTTCCGGGGTCCTGTTCATCGGCCGGGATGTCACCGCCCAGAAAGAGGCGGAAGAGAAACTGCGCCGGGCCGAGAAACTGGAGGCCATCGGTCTGCTGGCCGGCGGGGTGGCCCATGATCTGAACAATATCCTTTCCGGGGTGATCAATTATCCGGAACTGCTGCGGCTCAAGCTTCCCGATGATTGCGAGGTCCAGGAGCTGCTGACAAAACTTCAACAGGCAGGCCAGCACGCCGCTGACGTGGTGGCCGACCTGCTGACCATGGCCCGGGGCATTGCCCTGGAAAAAGAGATCGTCTCCATTAACAGCCTTGTGCAGGAGTACATTGCCTCGCCGGAGTATGCCGAGCTCTGTTCCCGGTGTCCCGAGGGGACGGTCAATGTCGAGCTTGGTCGGGACTGCTGGTCGTGTCGCTGTTCGGCCACCCATATCCTCAAAATCCTGATGAACCTGGTCGGCAATGCTATGGAGGCCCTGAATGGCCCCGGGACCGTTTCCATCCGTACCTACAACCATGCGGGCCGGCCACCGCAGGCCGACGAGGAGATCACCGCCGACGAGTTTGTGGTTCTTGAGATCCGGGATACCGGCCCGGGCATCAGGCCGGAGCATCTACCGCATATCTTTGAGCCGTTCTATTCGACCAAGGAACTGGGGCATTCCGGCACCGGACTGGGATTGTCCATTGTCTGGAACACGGTCCAGGAGCATGGTGGTCTGCTCACCGTGAACAGCGACCGGAAGGGGACGGTTTTCACCATCTACCTCCCGGCGCACCGGGAGGAGGCTGACCGACCCGCTGGCACGGAGAGACCAGATTCTCTGGAAAACATCCGGGGCAGCGGAACGGTACTGGTGGTGGATGACGACGAGGAACAGCGGATCATGGTCCGAAAAATGCTCTCCGTACTGGGGTACACCGTCCATACGGCTTCTTCCGGAGAAGAGGCCATTGCCTGGATACAGGACCATCCGGTCGATGTCCTGCTGCTTGACATGATGATGTCCCGGGCATGA
- a CDS encoding glycogen synthase: MTESNKEKKEKYRSRDKVWPRTVWMVTREYDGLAGAGGVKDVCRQLARTLVGEAGLQVRVILPRYGFMKPGRLGFKPLDLPRRDLLPCRGGFRNLLEVDMNYAAEERRETVSFLHRELEGVQVYLVEAERYREKLGVYTYTAEEEEQDGWKKQGMGHYDYFAMNILLQKSALALMVVLGEAPDVIHCHDGHAATLAAMMRENEGFRHFFRHSGVVVTIHNAGLGYHQEVDDLPFARAITGLPEHVVLASRLGSSFDPFMAAAEYAVLNTVSENYARELQETSEDARTGWLGHRLLQRGVRLAGVTNGIDPEAFSPRDPEKLGLAAGFDPLTGDLAGKRVCKEYILERLARIRKHGRVVQHGTLKRDPDMPLCTFIGRLTEQKGVDVLLAAVGPLMEKDPDFQLLLLGSGDPALEEELRRHTASRALGGRICFLEGYDPDLANKIYAAGDFFLIPSLYEPCGLTDYIAQLLGNLPIVHHVGGLVKVVDGKTGFAYSEHSSAALARTMKRALELYRVSPKKIRTMQKNAVKRIHARHTWSQVIRKYRTLYVESMKLACRH, from the coding sequence ATGACAGAGAGCAATAAGGAAAAGAAAGAAAAGTACAGGAGCAGGGACAAGGTGTGGCCTCGGACCGTCTGGATGGTCACCCGGGAATATGACGGCCTGGCTGGCGCCGGCGGGGTCAAGGATGTGTGCCGGCAGCTGGCCCGGACCCTGGTCGGTGAGGCCGGGCTTCAGGTGCGGGTTATCCTTCCCCGCTACGGGTTCATGAAACCGGGCCGCCTCGGCTTCAAGCCCCTGGACCTGCCCCGGCGCGACCTCCTGCCCTGCCGCGGTGGTTTTCGCAACCTCCTGGAAGTCGATATGAACTATGCTGCCGAGGAGCGGCGGGAAACCGTCTCCTTCCTGCATCGGGAGCTCGAAGGCGTCCAGGTCTACCTTGTCGAGGCAGAGCGCTACCGGGAAAAGCTCGGGGTCTATACCTATACCGCGGAGGAAGAGGAACAGGACGGATGGAAGAAGCAGGGCATGGGGCATTATGACTATTTTGCCATGAATATTCTCCTGCAGAAGAGCGCTCTGGCCCTGATGGTTGTGCTTGGCGAGGCGCCCGACGTGATTCACTGCCACGACGGCCATGCCGCCACCCTGGCCGCCATGATGCGCGAGAACGAGGGGTTCCGACATTTTTTCCGCCACAGCGGTGTGGTGGTGACCATTCACAATGCCGGTCTGGGCTACCATCAGGAAGTGGATGACCTGCCCTTTGCCCGGGCCATCACCGGGTTGCCCGAACATGTGGTGCTTGCCTCCCGGCTCGGCTCCAGCTTTGATCCCTTCATGGCCGCGGCCGAGTACGCGGTGCTCAATACGGTGAGCGAAAACTATGCCCGTGAGCTGCAGGAGACCAGTGAAGACGCCAGGACCGGCTGGCTCGGGCATCGGCTGCTCCAGCGCGGGGTTCGCCTGGCCGGGGTGACCAACGGTATCGACCCGGAAGCCTTTTCACCCCGTGATCCCGAAAAGCTCGGGCTGGCCGCAGGCTTTGATCCCCTCACCGGTGATCTGGCTGGCAAGCGGGTCTGCAAGGAGTATATCCTGGAGCGGCTGGCCCGGATCAGGAAACATGGCCGTGTGGTCCAGCACGGAACCCTCAAACGTGATCCTGATATGCCGCTTTGCACCTTTATCGGCCGCCTGACCGAGCAAAAAGGGGTGGACGTACTGCTGGCGGCTGTGGGACCGCTCATGGAAAAGGATCCGGATTTTCAGCTGCTGCTGCTTGGTAGCGGTGATCCGGCCCTGGAGGAGGAGTTGCGCCGTCACACCGCTTCCCGGGCCCTGGGTGGACGGATCTGTTTTCTTGAAGGATACGATCCCGACCTGGCCAACAAGATCTATGCGGCCGGGGATTTTTTCCTGATTCCGTCCCTGTACGAGCCTTGCGGGCTGACCGATTATATTGCCCAACTTCTCGGCAATCTGCCCATTGTCCACCACGTGGGCGGGCTGGTCAAGGTGGTGGACGGCAAGACCGGCTTTGCCTACAGTGAACACTCCTCCGCAGCCCTGGCCCGGACCATGAAGCGGGCCCTGGAGCTGTACCGCGTCAGTCCGAAAAAAATCCGTACCATGCAGAAGAATGCGGTCAAGCGTATCCATGCCCGCCATACCTGGAGCCAGGTGATCCGAAAATACCGGACCCTGTATGTGGAGTCCATGAAACTGGCCTGTCGCCATTGA